AATCGGTCCTGAATACGACGGTGCTATGGCCAAAGGCGTTGTCAAAGAGAAGCTCATAGAGGATGTCGCCGTGATTCAAAGGTGGCCGCCGTACGGTTTCGTCCCCTCCCTCTGCTTCGAAGGCAGAATAATAACTTCCGCACAGCCCTATATCGGGATGCACCTCCATATACTGGATCTGAATCTCGAGCCGCTTGGGACAGGATATGTCGTCGCAGTCCATTCGTGCGATATATGGTGACTTGACTTGGGATATGGCAATGTTAAGGCTTCTTGCCAGTCCAAGGTTGTGAGGATTTCTGATGACCGTAATTCGATGGTCAGAAAATGATTCTATGATTTCCGCCGTTCTGTCGGTGGAGCCGTCGTCGATGATTAGCAGGGTGAGGTCAGTAAATGTCTGTGCAAGGATGCTGCCGACTGCTGACGAAAGATGTGCTTCGCCATTATAGACGGGCATGATAATAGTTACTGCTGCGGCCGGAGTCATTGAGCTCGTCTTTGCGTCGGTGTCAGGTCAATCGGTGGCAAACGTTCAGTCGGCGTCGTCGGAGCTGATAATTGAGTGGTCTTCCGGATATGCGAAATTGACGAAATCGACTTTAAAGCGATCGTAAATTAGTTTTGCTGTCCTTCGGTTGCAGTTTGCAAGACTATTGATCTCGCCTGAAGTCTGATTTAGATGGCGACGGCGAGGGACTGATTCCTGTGGTATGCCGAGATGCTGAAAGACGGCATTGAAATCGCTATCATAGTTCTCGAATCTGCCGATAAATCTGTAGGGAATCGCATCGTAGTGGATCTGACTGCTTTGAACCCTCCAGTGTGGATTCATTTCGTGGTCCGCTTGCGTTGCTATCAGCTGTATGAAATGTTCAAAATCTTCGGGAAGCGTTCCAAATGTCTTGTAGAATATCTCGGCAACGGGAGATTTTTTGACTACGAATTTGTTGAGGTAACAGGAGAGGAGTCTTGTGTAGGGGTTTCTCACAAAAGTGAAGAAGGTGTAGTTTAACGATTTGAGCCGGGTAAGGGTCTTGTCTGGGTAAAGCGGA
This portion of the Methylococcus mesophilus genome encodes:
- a CDS encoding sulfotransferase family protein, encoding MAAMNSSMISLAATKLLCPISRKILARDGLYDFSYKLNISHKYRYVYVDNPKTGCSSLKSALIEMEQNGHQSNGGIIDYKIIHSSSSPLNAVPPLYPDKTLTRLKSLNYTFFTFVRNPYTRLLSCYLNKFVVKKSPVAEIFYKTFGTLPEDFEHFIQLIATQADHEMNPHWRVQSSQIHYDAIPYRFIGRFENYDSDFNAVFQHLGIPQESVPRRRHLNQTSGEINSLANCNRRTAKLIYDRFKVDFVNFAYPEDHSIISSDDAD